Proteins co-encoded in one Neodiprion lecontei isolate iyNeoLeco1 chromosome 3, iyNeoLeco1.1, whole genome shotgun sequence genomic window:
- the LOC107226381 gene encoding uncharacterized protein LOC107226381: protein MKMMISKVGLFLWMNSRENPVVNLQHRILKDFQIMKMLAKRMFPSLITCSSKAAGILAPLTIPPAHIAALYYFWPEFSRDVDKRYCSCSCWDTVFKGSYESGVASYKHMYFNATANTIKIWFMIVVGIIIFYESVKDLAWLAMQCRLRFRMLILFGTAVFSHYYSWWVYINYWNDEFYSQWYHQLFFTATELLSTILVVHLADAKNPITHRKAFGIAAIAIMHILAGSWDQFITNVVRGEGYSHQVIRDLGFMIPDILHVAIPLWSVEWRNAYGLPGAGSSQNIRRDLTCISGMVIIGLCFCAAL, encoded by the exons ATGAAAATGATGATATCAAAAGTTGGTCTGTTCTTATGGATGAATAGTAGGGAAAATCCTGTAGTAAATTT ACAGCACCGCATATTGAAGGATTTCCAAATCATGAAGATGCTGGCAAAGCGTATGTTCCCAAGTTTGATTACTTGCAGTTCTAAGGCTGCTGGCATCTTAGCACCTTTAACTATTCCTCCTGCACATATTGCTGCACTTTACTATTTCTGGCCAGAATTCTCACGAGATGTCGACAAGCGTTATTGCTCATGTTCTTGTTGGGACACCGTGTTCAAGG gctCCTATGAATCTGGTGTTGCATCTTACAAGCATATGTATTTTAATGCCACTGCTAATACCATAAAAATATGGTTTATGATAGTAGTtggtataattatattttacgaAAGTGTGAAAGATTTAGCATGGCTAGCTATGCAATGTCGTCTGAGATTTAGAATGTTGATACTTTTTGGAACTGCAGTGTTTTCTCATTACTATTCATGGTGGGTGTACATAAATTATTGGAATGACGAGTTTTATTCCCAGTGGTATCatcaattgtttttcactgcTACCGAATTATTGTCAACAATTCTGGTTGTTCATTTGGCTGATGCAAAAAATCCAATCACACATAGAAAAGCATTTGGCATCGCTGCTATTGCAATCATGCATATTTTAGCTGGTAGTTGGGACCAGTTCATCACCAATGTTGTTAGAGGAGAGGGATATTCCCATcag GTAATTCGGGATCTGGGGTTCATGATTCCTGATATTCTTCATGTTGCCATCCCTCTATGGTCTGTGGAATGGCGTAACGCCTATGGCCTACCTGGAGCTGGATCCAGTCAGAATATCAGACGTGATCTCACGTGTATTTCAGGAATGGTTATAATCGGATTATGTTTTTGTGCTGCCCTGTGA